Proteins encoded in a region of the Mycolicibacterium chitae genome:
- a CDS encoding ATP synthase subunit I codes for MTTPAQDAPLVFPSVAFRPVRLFAICVVLTGVATAIAAYLGSPMFGAFFGIGLGLGLFNALMVRRAVEAITAKDHPLKSQMAMNSATRLLVVTVVGLVIAFYFRPTGLGVLFGLALFQVLLVATTSLPVLKKLRSGSDADDSPVPASNDGFASKD; via the coding sequence GTGACAACGCCAGCGCAGGACGCGCCGTTGGTGTTTCCGTCCGTTGCGTTCAGGCCCGTTCGCCTGTTCGCGATCTGTGTCGTGCTCACCGGTGTGGCGACCGCGATTGCTGCCTACCTCGGTTCTCCGATGTTCGGGGCCTTCTTCGGTATCGGCTTGGGCCTCGGCCTGTTCAACGCGCTGATGGTGCGGCGAGCGGTCGAGGCGATCACCGCCAAGGACCATCCGCTCAAGAGTCAGATGGCCATGAATTCCGCGACGCGACTGCTGGTCGTCACGGTCGTCGGTCTCGTCATCGCCTTCTACTTCCGCCCGACGGGTCTCGGAGTGCTGTTCGGCCTGGCCTTGTTCCAGGTCCTGCTGGTGGCGACCACGTCGCTGCCGGTGCTCAAGAAGCTGCGCTCCGGCTCCGACGCCGATGATTCACCAGTACCTGCTTCCAACGACGGCTTTGCTTCGAAGGATTGA
- the atpB gene encoding F0F1 ATP synthase subunit A: MTENVLALQVGHHIEQQWFGMTVNVDTVLSSAIAAVIILGLAFFLRAKVTSTGVPGGVQLFFETVTIQFRQQVESAIGMKIAPFVLPLAVSLFTYILLANWIAVLPLQYTGSDGMEHEILKPPAADVNFVFALAAFVFIASHAAGIWRRGLFGHPKQLLKGHVAFLAPINIVEELAKPISLSLRLFGNIFAGSIMVGLIAMFPAWILWAPNAIWKAFDLFIGLIQAFIFALLTILYFGQAMEIHDDEHAEAH, encoded by the coding sequence ATGACTGAAAACGTCCTCGCTCTCCAGGTCGGACACCACATCGAGCAGCAGTGGTTCGGCATGACGGTCAACGTCGACACCGTGCTGTCGTCCGCGATCGCCGCGGTGATCATCCTCGGACTGGCATTCTTCCTGCGCGCCAAGGTCACCTCGACCGGCGTGCCGGGCGGGGTGCAGCTGTTCTTCGAGACCGTGACGATTCAGTTCCGCCAGCAGGTGGAGAGCGCGATCGGTATGAAGATCGCCCCGTTCGTGCTGCCGCTGGCGGTCAGCCTGTTCACCTACATCCTGCTCGCGAACTGGATCGCGGTGCTGCCGCTGCAGTACACCGGCAGCGACGGCATGGAGCACGAGATCCTCAAGCCCCCGGCGGCCGACGTCAACTTCGTGTTCGCGCTCGCGGCGTTCGTCTTCATCGCTTCCCACGCCGCCGGTATCTGGCGCCGCGGTCTGTTCGGCCACCCGAAGCAGCTGCTCAAGGGGCACGTGGCCTTCCTGGCCCCGATCAACATCGTCGAAGAGCTGGCCAAGCCGATCTCGCTGTCGCTGCGACTTTTCGGCAACATCTTCGCGGGCAGCATCATGGTCGGCTTGATCGCGATGTTCCCGGCCTGGATATTGTGGGCGCCGAACGCGATCTGGAAGGCGTTCGACCTGTTCATCGGGCTGATCCAGGCGTTCATCTTCGCGCTGCTGACCATCCTGTACTTCGGCCAGGCCATGGAGATCCACGACGACGAACACGCCGAAGCGCACTGA
- a CDS encoding F0F1 ATP synthase subunit C — translation MDPTIAAGALIGGGLIMAGGAIGAGIGNGVAGNALISGIARQPEAQGRLFTPFFITVGLVEAAYFINLAFMALFVFATPVG, via the coding sequence ATGGATCCCACAATCGCTGCCGGCGCGCTCATCGGTGGTGGTCTGATCATGGCGGGCGGCGCGATCGGTGCCGGTATCGGTAACGGTGTCGCCGGTAACGCGCTGATTTCGGGTATCGCCCGTCAGCCGGAAGCTCAGGGTCGACTGTTCACTCCGTTCTTCATCACCGTCGGTCTGGTTGAAGCCGCGTACTTCATCAACCTGGCGTTCATGGCGCTCTTCGTGTTCGCCACCCCGGTCGGCTAA
- a CDS encoding F0F1 ATP synthase subunit B, whose translation MGDLTATVLAVEDVGETSNFLLPNGTFFVVLFIFLIVLGVIGKWVVPPISKVLAEREAMLAKTAADNKKAAEQMAAARADYDEAIAGARGEASAIRDEVRTEGRQLIDESRAGASGEVSEKLQSASNQLSQTAAATSNELQPSVDGLSTKLASRILGVDVSGADASGGSR comes from the coding sequence ATGGGTGATTTGACCGCAACCGTCCTGGCGGTGGAAGACGTCGGGGAGACGAGTAACTTCCTGCTCCCCAACGGCACGTTCTTCGTCGTGCTGTTCATCTTCCTGATCGTGCTCGGTGTTATCGGTAAATGGGTGGTGCCACCGATCAGCAAGGTGCTCGCCGAACGGGAGGCCATGCTGGCCAAGACGGCCGCCGACAACAAGAAAGCCGCGGAGCAGATGGCCGCGGCCCGAGCCGATTACGACGAGGCGATTGCGGGAGCGCGGGGCGAAGCCTCGGCGATCCGCGACGAAGTGCGGACCGAGGGCCGCCAGCTCATCGACGAATCGCGTGCGGGGGCCAGCGGCGAGGTCAGTGAGAAGCTGCAGAGCGCAAGCAATCAGCTGTCGCAGACCGCCGCCGCCACCTCCAATGAGTTGCAGCCTTCGGTTGACGGGCTTTCGACGAAGCTCGCCAGCCGTATCCTCGGGGTCGATGTCTCCGGGGCCGATGCTTCGGGCGGGAGCCGCTGA